The following are from one region of the Paraglaciecola sp. L1A13 genome:
- a CDS encoding ankyrin repeat domain-containing protein, protein MFFVTALLTNAQPVDSERLQTLYFDAARQGDVSTLSAYYAAGLSMNVADKKGYTALILAAYHGQTDTVTYLLSQDSINACQEDNSGNTALMGAIFKGNFGAIKALISADCDVNQTNANGQTAAMFATLFNRTETITALTEAGADLTAKDGSGNSLVDIALSQGNYELAEDLAKKRPVN, encoded by the coding sequence ATGTTTTTTGTTACCGCGTTATTAACAAATGCGCAGCCTGTTGATAGTGAACGCTTACAGACGTTATACTTCGACGCCGCTCGCCAAGGTGACGTGTCAACCCTAAGTGCTTATTACGCTGCTGGACTAAGCATGAACGTGGCGGATAAAAAAGGTTACACGGCTCTGATACTTGCTGCTTATCACGGGCAAACTGACACTGTTACTTATCTGCTCAGTCAAGATAGTATCAATGCGTGTCAGGAAGATAACTCAGGTAATACCGCGTTAATGGGCGCTATATTTAAAGGCAATTTTGGAGCAATCAAAGCATTGATTAGTGCTGATTGTGATGTAAATCAAACAAACGCTAATGGCCAAACTGCCGCCATGTTTGCCACGTTGTTTAATCGTACAGAGACGATTACTGCGTTAACCGAAGCAGGAGCAGATCTCACTGCTAAAGATGGCTCAGGTAATAGCCTAGTCGATATCGCCTTAAGCCAAGGTAATTATGAATTAGCTGAAGATTTGGCTAAAAAACGTCCAGTTAATTAA
- a CDS encoding carbon starvation protein A — translation MIIFFICITILILGYKFYSPFVEKQAGIDPTIATPQSRFSEGVDYVPIHPVRAFLIQFLNIAGVGPIFGPILGALYGPIALVWIVLGNVLGGAVHDYFSGVMSIKEDGKSLPEIAGHYYNVVFKGFMLIFTAMLLFFVGVVFIMSPAGLLSNLDYFQDTFLANNTFWVLVILGYYFLATLLPIDKIITRFYPIFGLLMIVMTTMIAVALLIEAPHLPVTGDFMAYFEADHAHDFLTPNPDGLPTWPLLFVTITCGAISGFHSTQAPIIARCLTNEKYVRPVYYGAMVCEGIVACVWALAGIAAFPEGYVGLKELLDQGGPGLVVNHVANSYLGVFGGIMAIIAVAVFPITSGDTAFRSLRLTVVDAFNIPQSVRNRLLLAIPILTIAYFMTKLDFSLIWRYFAFSNMLLSTSVLWLATKYLFDRGTFHWIASIPAVITTGVTISYIMTAAIGFNLSPDLGKPIGAVVIVIGMILLVFTHKKHKPVTV, via the coding sequence ATGATCATCTTTTTTATCTGTATCACTATATTGATCCTTGGTTATAAGTTTTATAGCCCATTTGTTGAAAAACAAGCAGGGATTGACCCGACTATTGCCACTCCGCAATCTCGCTTTAGCGAAGGTGTGGATTACGTGCCGATTCATCCTGTTCGTGCTTTTTTAATTCAGTTTTTAAACATTGCAGGTGTAGGCCCTATTTTTGGTCCTATATTGGGTGCGTTGTATGGCCCGATTGCGCTCGTGTGGATTGTTCTTGGCAATGTATTAGGTGGCGCGGTTCACGATTATTTCTCTGGTGTGATGAGCATTAAAGAGGACGGCAAAAGCCTGCCTGAAATCGCTGGCCATTATTACAATGTGGTATTTAAAGGCTTTATGCTGATATTTACTGCTATGTTGCTGTTTTTCGTAGGTGTGGTTTTTATTATGAGCCCCGCAGGTTTACTCAGTAACCTGGATTATTTTCAAGACACGTTTTTAGCGAATAATACCTTTTGGGTATTGGTGATTTTGGGGTACTACTTTTTAGCGACTTTGTTGCCTATTGATAAAATTATCACCAGGTTTTACCCTATCTTTGGTTTGTTGATGATAGTAATGACCACGATGATCGCGGTCGCATTATTAATAGAGGCGCCACACTTACCCGTAACAGGGGATTTTATGGCCTATTTTGAGGCCGATCATGCTCATGACTTCTTAACGCCCAACCCTGATGGCCTGCCGACTTGGCCGCTATTATTCGTGACAATTACTTGTGGTGCTATCAGTGGTTTTCACTCTACTCAAGCGCCTATAATCGCTCGCTGTTTAACCAATGAAAAATACGTACGCCCGGTATATTACGGCGCAATGGTATGCGAAGGCATTGTAGCCTGTGTATGGGCGCTAGCCGGAATTGCTGCGTTCCCTGAAGGCTATGTAGGACTTAAAGAATTGCTCGATCAAGGTGGCCCAGGGTTAGTGGTGAACCATGTCGCAAACAGTTACTTAGGTGTATTTGGCGGCATTATGGCGATTATCGCCGTGGCTGTTTTCCCCATCACTTCTGGGGATACAGCGTTTCGTTCATTGCGCTTGACGGTGGTCGATGCGTTTAATATTCCACAAAGTGTGCGTAATCGCTTGTTGCTAGCGATACCTATTTTGACCATTGCTTACTTTATGACGAAACTCGACTTCTCATTGATTTGGCGTTATTTCGCCTTCTCCAACATGTTGTTGTCGACCAGTGTGTTGTGGTTAGCCACCAAGTACTTGTTTGACCGCGGTACCTTTCATTGGATTGCCAGCATACCTGCGGTTATTACTACTGGAGTGACTATCTCTTATATTATGACAGCGGCGATTGGTTTTAACTTATCCCCTGATTTAGGCAAGCCGATTGGTGCAGTTGTCATCGTCATTGGTATGATTTTACTGGTGTTTACCCATAAAAAGCATAAGCCAGTTACGGTGTAA
- a CDS encoding ectonucleotide pyrophosphatase/phosphodiesterase has protein sequence MTLLRCIVALLTCGLNGLVFAQTTKPFVIMIGIDGLRPASINQQNTPNLYSLGQQGVTATSLTPAMPSKTFVNFYSLATGLHPEHHGIVSNYPFDRTINRGFSRKTDIQDPQWWGGEPIWITAEKQNVKAATYFWVGSEVAIDDVRPTYWKPFKQNKDYGERVTEVLQWLTKPEAQRPHLVTLYFSAVDSAAHDNGVNSPQEIYAIQNVDKHIGDLIAGIHKLGLSDDTNIVVVSDHGMANLADERVINLDAKVDWSHFNIPDWHKKDRPVFAPYLNLYGDKTHVDSAFQALTQQPIEHLRVLKRGEFPANYHFDHPERGPDLMLLADTGWSVYASENGALPEPFKLQHTATHGYDNQAPEMAATFIADGPAFAKHSHVPTFDNIEVYNLLACALGITPAKNDGDLHHVRNVLSADKQTCLAD, from the coding sequence ATGACACTTTTACGCTGTATTGTTGCTTTATTAACGTGTGGCCTTAATGGGCTCGTATTTGCCCAAACTACAAAGCCTTTTGTGATTATGATTGGTATCGACGGCTTACGCCCTGCGAGCATTAACCAGCAAAACACACCAAACTTATATAGTCTTGGTCAACAAGGCGTAACGGCCACTAGTCTGACCCCAGCAATGCCGAGCAAAACCTTTGTGAATTTTTATTCTTTGGCAACAGGGTTACATCCAGAGCATCACGGGATTGTGTCAAATTACCCTTTTGATCGAACCATTAACCGTGGTTTTTCACGTAAAACGGATATTCAAGACCCACAATGGTGGGGCGGCGAGCCCATTTGGATCACAGCTGAAAAGCAAAATGTGAAAGCCGCGACTTATTTCTGGGTCGGTTCTGAAGTGGCTATTGATGATGTGCGCCCTACTTACTGGAAGCCCTTTAAGCAAAATAAAGATTACGGCGAACGCGTAACAGAGGTATTGCAATGGTTGACCAAGCCCGAGGCTCAGCGGCCACACTTAGTGACCTTGTATTTTTCTGCTGTAGACAGCGCCGCACATGATAATGGTGTCAATTCCCCCCAAGAAATATATGCCATTCAGAACGTTGATAAACACATAGGTGATTTAATTGCCGGTATACATAAGCTTGGTTTAAGCGACGACACAAATATTGTCGTAGTGTCTGATCACGGTATGGCTAATTTAGCGGATGAACGAGTGATTAACCTAGACGCTAAGGTGGATTGGTCGCATTTTAATATTCCTGACTGGCACAAAAAGGATCGTCCGGTATTTGCACCTTATTTGAACCTCTATGGCGATAAAACGCACGTCGACAGTGCATTTCAAGCGCTTACCCAACAACCGATTGAACACCTGCGAGTACTCAAACGCGGCGAGTTTCCGGCCAATTACCATTTTGACCACCCAGAGCGCGGACCCGACCTAATGTTATTAGCGGACACCGGTTGGAGCGTTTATGCCAGTGAAAATGGCGCTTTGCCAGAGCCATTTAAATTACAACATACCGCGACGCACGGTTATGACAATCAAGCACCTGAAATGGCCGCCACGTTTATCGCTGATGGTCCAGCTTTTGCTAAGCACAGTCATGTTCCCACGTTTGACAATATCGAAGTGTATAATCTGTTGGCTTGTGCCCTCGGTATTACGCCAGCGAAAAATGACGGCGATTTACATCACGTGCGCAACGTTCTCAGCGCTGACAAACAAACGTGCTTAGCTGATTAG
- a CDS encoding catalase, translated as MKIKTTLLVAATLFSVASMTSADTLTRQNGAPVGDNQNSQTAGPWGPVLLQDSHLIEKLAAFDRERVPERVVHARGTGVHGYYENYVDLSDITVAAPFQGEDKKTDVFVRFSAVIHGHQSPETLRDPRGFAVKFYTEQGNWDLVGNNFPIFFIRDAIKFPDMVHSLKPSPVTNAQSAARLFDFFSHQPESTHMLTHLFSDMGTPKSYLNMDGSSVHAYKFVNNKGQVKYFKLTWKTNQGQKNFTAKEAQEMQGRDFQPLTTDIYTRIGQNGETASWDLYLQTMDPQQLDDFEFNPLDTTKIWPESLVPAKKIGKLTLNRVPDNFFEETEQAAFAPSNLIPGIEPSEDRMLQGRLFSYADTQRYRIGVNAYRIPINAPRNAVINNHEQHGKLRTTSSARDVNYQPSRRLDLNDDNQYKYAQTPLAGTTQQAPFYKQRNFAQAGEKFRSFSKVEQQHLIENLGTTLAGVPEEEIRVIISAYMYNADKNYGTGVAKFASAPLKKVKATAKQLLEVQAEREKHAKKVADDFSRIYYNADL; from the coding sequence ATGAAAATAAAAACCACACTTCTCGTTGCCGCAACGCTGTTTAGCGTAGCAAGTATGACAAGCGCTGATACGCTTACTCGTCAAAACGGCGCCCCCGTTGGCGATAATCAGAATTCTCAAACCGCTGGTCCTTGGGGACCCGTGTTGTTGCAAGACAGTCACTTAATTGAAAAACTAGCTGCGTTTGATCGTGAACGTGTACCTGAGCGTGTAGTGCATGCACGTGGTACTGGTGTTCATGGCTACTACGAAAATTACGTAGATTTATCAGATATAACCGTTGCCGCGCCTTTCCAAGGTGAAGACAAAAAAACAGACGTGTTTGTGCGCTTCTCGGCGGTTATTCATGGTCACCAATCACCAGAAACATTGCGCGACCCACGGGGTTTCGCTGTTAAATTTTACACTGAACAAGGAAACTGGGATTTAGTTGGTAATAACTTCCCGATTTTCTTTATCCGTGATGCAATTAAATTCCCTGACATGGTGCACAGCTTGAAGCCGTCACCCGTGACGAATGCACAAAGTGCTGCACGGTTGTTTGACTTTTTCTCACATCAGCCTGAATCGACTCACATGTTGACGCACTTGTTTTCAGATATGGGAACACCAAAAAGCTACTTGAATATGGATGGCTCAAGCGTTCATGCTTATAAGTTTGTGAATAACAAAGGCCAAGTTAAGTACTTTAAATTGACTTGGAAAACCAACCAAGGCCAAAAGAACTTCACTGCTAAAGAAGCACAAGAAATGCAAGGTCGTGACTTTCAACCTTTAACCACCGACATTTATACTCGTATCGGTCAAAACGGTGAAACTGCGTCTTGGGACTTGTACTTGCAAACTATGGATCCTCAGCAGTTAGATGATTTCGAATTTAACCCGTTAGACACGACTAAAATTTGGCCTGAGTCCCTTGTACCAGCTAAGAAAATCGGCAAGTTAACGCTTAATCGTGTACCGGATAATTTCTTTGAAGAAACAGAGCAAGCTGCATTCGCACCAAGCAACTTAATACCAGGTATTGAGCCGTCAGAAGACAGAATGTTGCAAGGCCGTTTGTTCTCTTATGCTGATACTCAGCGCTACAGAATTGGCGTAAACGCTTACCGTATTCCGATTAATGCACCGCGTAATGCCGTGATTAATAACCACGAGCAACACGGTAAATTACGTACCACGAGCAGCGCACGTGACGTTAATTATCAGCCAAGCCGACGTTTAGACTTGAATGACGATAATCAGTACAAATATGCACAAACGCCTTTAGCGGGCACAACACAACAAGCGCCGTTTTATAAGCAGCGTAACTTTGCTCAGGCCGGTGAGAAATTCCGTTCATTTAGTAAGGTTGAGCAACAACACTTGATTGAAAACTTAGGTACCACGCTAGCGGGCGTGCCAGAAGAAGAGATCCGAGTGATTATTAGTGCATATATGTACAACGCAGATAAAAACTACGGCACCGGTGTGGCTAAGTTTGCAAGCGCTCCGCTTAAGAAAGTGAAAGCGACCGCAAAACAGTTACTTGAAGTACAAGCTGAGCGTGAAAAACATGCGAAGAAAGTGGCAGATGATTTCAGCCGCATTTATTACAACGCAGATTTGTAA
- a CDS encoding TonB-dependent receptor: MDNQTSSRNTSAKALRLNLDEKKYGTIVEIGAGQEVARQFFLAGAAAGTIAKTMSAYDMKFSDAIYGVQQDRRYVSEARVNAMVQQEFALVIDRVGETRSKSSRYFAYAATVAAKSFNRVSECHAWCGIRVQMYPGAEPSDITVHVRMLDDNAEAQQQALGVIGVNLIYAAYYYFENPKKIIDSLTDNIKSGRIEIDSIEFKGPYFEDVDNREKNIHLIRSWKTRAIMFKPDGTVAVPAEMLYKKNVLTIRGSFRPVTKLNVDMIEQGQLAFNKLPGVEPSNTMAIAEITLNDSRGNDAKVPSKDIIARVQLLNSLGYNVMVSDYTRYFSLRAYFRQYTKLQIGIVVGMINIKQIFDEESYRGVEGGILEGFGKLFPDNTRLFVYPELDEHGELHDFISVKVPEHLRFLYRHLLENNFIQGIDCSDHQLFKIFSRDVLKQLSNGRGDWENSLPEGASEEIIKNKFFGFKG, encoded by the coding sequence ATGGACAACCAGACCAGTTCGCGAAATACCAGCGCCAAAGCATTACGCCTGAATCTTGATGAAAAGAAATACGGAACGATAGTCGAAATTGGCGCAGGCCAAGAAGTCGCCCGGCAGTTTTTCTTGGCAGGGGCTGCAGCAGGTACCATCGCTAAAACGATGTCTGCCTACGATATGAAATTCTCTGACGCGATATATGGCGTACAACAAGACCGACGTTACGTAAGTGAAGCCCGGGTAAACGCCATGGTGCAGCAGGAATTTGCTCTGGTTATTGATCGCGTAGGCGAAACCCGTTCAAAGTCATCTCGCTATTTTGCTTACGCCGCCACAGTGGCAGCCAAAAGCTTTAATCGCGTCAGCGAGTGCCATGCTTGGTGTGGTATACGTGTGCAGATGTATCCTGGCGCTGAACCATCGGACATCACAGTACATGTGCGCATGCTTGACGACAATGCCGAGGCACAACAGCAAGCCCTTGGTGTTATTGGGGTTAACCTGATTTACGCTGCCTACTATTACTTTGAAAATCCAAAGAAAATCATCGATTCACTAACCGATAACATTAAATCGGGTCGCATTGAAATTGACTCCATTGAATTCAAAGGCCCCTATTTTGAAGATGTAGATAACCGTGAAAAAAATATTCACCTGATCAGAAGCTGGAAGACCCGTGCGATCATGTTCAAGCCTGACGGCACAGTCGCCGTGCCAGCTGAAATGCTTTACAAAAAGAACGTGCTAACCATACGCGGCTCATTTCGCCCAGTGACCAAACTTAATGTAGACATGATTGAGCAAGGTCAGTTGGCGTTTAACAAGTTACCTGGCGTTGAACCTAGTAATACTATGGCCATTGCTGAAATTACCCTCAACGACAGCCGCGGTAATGACGCGAAAGTACCATCTAAAGATATTATCGCTCGTGTACAGTTACTTAACTCTTTGGGTTATAACGTGATGGTGTCAGATTACACTCGTTATTTCTCGCTCAGAGCGTATTTTAGACAATACACCAAGTTACAGATCGGTATTGTTGTTGGCATGATCAACATCAAGCAAATCTTCGATGAAGAATCTTATCGTGGCGTTGAAGGTGGAATTTTAGAAGGCTTTGGTAAGCTATTCCCTGATAACACCCGCTTGTTCGTTTACCCTGAGCTCGACGAACACGGTGAATTACATGACTTTATATCGGTAAAAGTCCCTGAACACTTGCGCTTTTTATACCGCCACTTGCTAGAAAATAACTTTATTCAGGGTATTGATTGCAGTGATCATCAACTGTTTAAAATATTTTCTCGAGATGTATTGAAACAGCTAAGTAATGGTCGCGGAGATTGGGAAAACTCCCTGCCAGAGGGTGCATCTGAAGAAATAATAAAAAATAAG
- a CDS encoding TonB-dependent siderophore receptor, translating to MQHQSLAIAISIALAASPAIAQTPEQTTQKTTADSSEKNVERMVVVSSRVPMPIREIATSVSIITRQDIEARGYINLADVLRTQPSISVTNSGSAGSATSLRIRGEEGYRTLVRIDGVDVSDPTATQVAPKFGQIQSSNINRVEILRGSQGLVYGADAGGVINIESANGVGAPSGQVSAEYGRYNATNLAADVGGSSDKFDYYVAASDFSTDGFNSLVADNESQDADGYDNTTLHARLGYQATHDLKLGFVARNTDSDGEYDNCGFGETASNNCTNDFEQTNVRATANYSHGASEHEFAVSKMFIERNNYTQGEFGFGAKGYSEKAEYLGNTELNQDTRLVYGIDWEKEAITSTDDVRIQRGYYVEYQSEMLSNFFVTAGVRHDDNEDFGEHTSYRLSSAYIWALDENELKLRGAYGTGFRAPSLYEIGLNTGPFSYAPASEIDLKEETTKGFEVGLTYTLASGSQFEATYFDQKIQDSIYFDLATFSGYLQDLGESSSKGIELIADIVVTDTIGVTANYTYNDTEDTAGEQRRRRPRNSGSVSVYYDNDTWKLAATLRSLHDAVDGVQLKGYEVFDISARYAINQDISLSARLENAFDANYQDIAAYNTSGAAGYVGVQYQF from the coding sequence ATGCAACACCAATCATTGGCTATCGCCATCTCTATTGCCCTAGCTGCCAGCCCAGCTATCGCACAAACGCCAGAGCAAACGACTCAAAAAACTACAGCCGATAGCAGCGAAAAAAATGTCGAACGTATGGTAGTGGTATCTAGTCGCGTACCTATGCCAATTCGTGAAATTGCCACATCTGTGTCAATTATAACCCGCCAAGACATTGAAGCCCGAGGTTATATAAATCTAGCTGATGTTTTGCGCACGCAACCATCCATTAGCGTTACCAATAGTGGCAGTGCAGGTTCTGCCACCAGCTTAAGAATTCGTGGTGAAGAAGGTTACCGCACACTCGTACGCATTGACGGGGTTGACGTATCTGACCCAACTGCTACCCAAGTAGCACCTAAATTTGGCCAAATTCAAAGTAGCAATATTAACCGTGTTGAAATACTGCGCGGTAGCCAAGGTTTGGTTTATGGTGCTGATGCAGGTGGTGTTATCAATATTGAAAGTGCCAACGGTGTAGGCGCACCGTCAGGGCAAGTCTCTGCAGAGTATGGTCGTTATAATGCCACTAATTTGGCTGCTGATGTAGGCGGCTCAAGTGATAAGTTCGATTACTACGTAGCAGCGTCTGACTTTTCAACCGACGGTTTTAACTCCCTTGTTGCTGACAACGAATCCCAAGACGCAGATGGTTACGACAACACCACCCTGCATGCCCGATTAGGCTATCAAGCAACCCACGATTTAAAACTTGGTTTTGTCGCCCGTAATACCGACAGTGATGGTGAATACGACAACTGTGGTTTTGGTGAAACGGCCAGCAATAATTGCACTAATGACTTCGAACAAACCAATGTGCGTGCCACAGCAAACTATTCTCATGGTGCATCCGAGCATGAGTTCGCCGTGTCTAAAATGTTTATCGAGCGTAATAATTACACTCAAGGTGAGTTCGGATTCGGAGCCAAAGGCTATTCAGAAAAAGCAGAATACTTAGGTAACACTGAACTCAATCAAGACACACGCTTAGTGTACGGTATCGACTGGGAAAAAGAAGCGATTACCAGCACTGACGATGTGCGTATTCAACGAGGCTATTATGTTGAATATCAAAGTGAAATGCTGAGCAACTTCTTTGTTACCGCAGGGGTACGCCATGACGACAATGAAGATTTTGGCGAACACACCAGCTATCGTTTAAGCAGTGCTTATATTTGGGCGCTAGATGAAAACGAGCTCAAACTGCGCGGGGCATACGGGACCGGCTTCAGAGCGCCAAGCCTATACGAGATAGGCTTAAACACCGGGCCATTTTCCTATGCTCCGGCATCAGAAATTGACTTGAAAGAAGAAACCACCAAAGGTTTTGAGGTTGGCCTAACCTACACCTTAGCGTCTGGCTCACAATTTGAAGCGACTTACTTCGATCAAAAAATTCAAGATAGCATCTATTTTGACTTAGCCACCTTCTCCGGTTATTTACAAGACTTAGGGGAAAGCAGCTCAAAGGGTATTGAGCTCATCGCTGATATAGTCGTAACAGACACTATCGGCGTAACTGCTAATTACACCTATAACGACACTGAAGATACCGCCGGTGAGCAGCGCCGTCGTCGCCCGCGTAATTCGGGTAGTGTCAGTGTTTACTACGACAATGACACATGGAAACTCGCGGCAACATTGCGCTCATTACATGATGCAGTAGACGGTGTTCAGCTCAAAGGCTACGAAGTATTTGATATCAGCGCGCGTTACGCGATAAATCAAGACATTAGCCTAAGTGCCCGTCTCGAAAACGCTTTTGATGCAAATTACCAAGATATAGCGGCCTATAACACTTCAGGTGCCGCTGGTTATGTGGGCGTGCAGTATCAGTTTTAA